CTATATGAGCTCTCATGTTCGCAGATTTCCTCCAGCGGCTGGTGCAGCCGAACCCCGACCGTCTTCCCGATGCCGATGCACGGCTGGCGCTGACCGCGCTGCTGGTGCGGGTGGCGCGGGCCGACGAAACCTATGACGACAGCGAGCGTGCGCGCATCGACAAGATCGCCGCGGCGCGCTACGGGCTGTCGCCTTTCGAGGCCGCCAAGCTGCGCGGCGAGGCCGAGGCGCTGGAGGCCGAGGCGCCCGACACCGTGCGCTTTACCCGCGCCATCAAGGATGCGGTGGATTACGAGCACCGCATCGGCGTGATCGAGGCGCTCTGGCAGGTGGTGCTGGCCGACGGGGTGCGCGAGGCCGAGGAGGACGCGCTGCTGCGGCTGGTCTCGAACCTGCTCGGCATCAACGACCGCGATTCGGCGCTGGCCCGCCAGCGGGTCGAAGGCAAGGCCGGTTGAAGGGCCGCGCGGGCGATGAGGTAAACCGGCCCGGCTCCCTCCCGCCCCGGACTTGATCCGGGGCCTCCCGGCCAACGCGGCGGCGCCCGATCTCCCCCTCGTATCTGACAAAACGCGAGATCCATAGAACGGGCTCGCACCCCACGCGCCCGTTGTCCCGCGGGGCACGCGCCACAAAGCCCTTCTCTCCCCGCTTGTGCCGCCTTTTTCCCGTGCAAATGCCGCATGACGCGGCGCAACCCACGCCCGTGACGGCGATTTGCGCATTGCCAAGCCCGCGCCTTTCCGCCCATCCTCGGCAGGTCTGTCACCCGTACCGAGGTCGCGCTTGCCCGATCCCACACCCGTCATCGAGATCCGCAATCTCCACAAGGCCTATGGCTCGCTGGAGGTTCTGAAAGGCGTGCATGTCACCGCCCATCGCGGCGATGTGGTCTCGCTCATCGGCTCCTCGGGCTCCGGCAAATCCACCCTGCTGCGCTGCTGCAACCTGCTCGAAGACAGCCAGCAGGGCGAGATCCTCTTCAAAGGCGAGCCGGTTCAGTGGAGAGGCGAGAACCACGCCCGCCGCCCCGCCGATCCGAAACAGGTGCTGCGCATCCGCACCAACCTCTCGATGGTGTTCCAGCAGTTCAATCTCTGGGCTCATATGACCATCCTCCAGAACGTCATGGAGGCGCCGCTCACCGTTCTGGGCCGCGACCGCGCCACGGTCGAGGCGGCGGCGCGCGGCTATCTCGACAAGGTCGGCATCGGCGACAAATGCGACGCCTTCCCGGCGCAGCTTTCCGGCGGCCAGCAGCAGCGCGCGGCAATCGCGCGCGGGCTCTGCATGGAGCCCGAGGCGCTGCTCTTCGACGAGCCGACCTCGGCACTCGACCCGGAGCTGGAGCAGGAGGTAGTCAAGGTGATCAAGGATCTCGCCGCCGAAGGCCGCACCATGATCATCGTCACCCATGACATGAAAATGGCCCATGATGTCAGCGACCACGTGGTGTTCCTGCATCAGGGGCTGATCGAGGAAGAGGGCCCGCCGGAAACGCT
The window above is part of the Salipiger abyssi genome. Proteins encoded here:
- a CDS encoding tellurite resistance TerB family protein, whose translation is MFADFLQRLVQPNPDRLPDADARLALTALLVRVARADETYDDSERARIDKIAAARYGLSPFEAAKLRGEAEALEAEAPDTVRFTRAIKDAVDYEHRIGVIEALWQVVLADGVREAEEDALLRLVSNLLGINDRDSALARQRVEGKAG
- a CDS encoding ABC transporter ATP-binding protein, producing the protein MPDPTPVIEIRNLHKAYGSLEVLKGVHVTAHRGDVVSLIGSSGSGKSTLLRCCNLLEDSQQGEILFKGEPVQWRGENHARRPADPKQVLRIRTNLSMVFQQFNLWAHMTILQNVMEAPLTVLGRDRATVEAAARGYLDKVGIGDKCDAFPAQLSGGQQQRAAIARGLCMEPEALLFDEPTSALDPELEQEVVKVIKDLAAEGRTMIIVTHDMKMAHDVSDHVVFLHQGLIEEEGPPETLFGAPKSERLQGFLKSTTHA